Proteins encoded together in one Quercus lobata isolate SW786 chromosome 3, ValleyOak3.0 Primary Assembly, whole genome shotgun sequence window:
- the LOC115980670 gene encoding uncharacterized protein LOC115980670 has translation MRKAMDEMRENIRRVNLVDDLVHRTDSPFVAFINSHLLPFKFKMPSLDLYDGTRDLCDHITTFKTTMHLQGVPNEIMCRAFLTTLKGPARVWFSKIPPNTMSSFEKLSKLFVNNFIGGQRHKCSSSSLLIIEQGENESLRSFITCFNREALTVDEMDDKLLLVAFHNIVNFDLFIHKLYEQEPQTIAELVYSAQSFMNAEDAIIAKKRKKAEQMEADLPCHPKQGLRPKKARTGEKKDRDNRKAGQSSGRSQHHMPLNAPFNQVLMQIKDDPSLKWPEKMKGDPNNRNKNKYCRFHRDHGHDMDECYDLKQQIENLIRQGKLRHFVGRDHKDEKLKGKVEKSSRPPLGEIRVIIGGTSTG, from the coding sequence ATGAGGAAGGCCATGGACGAGATGAGGGAGAATATTAGAAGAGTGAATCTCGTAGATGATTTAGTTCATCGAACTGATTCCCCTTTCGTGGCTTTCATCAACAGCCATCTCCTGCCTTTTAAGTTTAAGATGCCTTCCTTAGACTTGTATGATGGAACGCGCGATCTGTGTGATCATATCACAACCTTCAAGACtacaatgcaccttcaaggggtccCAAATGAGAttatgtgtagggccttccttACCACCCTTAAGGGGCCAGCACGAGTGTGGTTTAGCAAGATACCTCCAAACACTATGAGTTCTTTCGAAAAATTGAGTAAGTTGTTTGTCAACAATTTTATCGGAGGACAAAGGCATAAGTGCTCCTCGTCTAGCTTGTTAATCATAGAGCAAGGGGAAAATGAAAGCTTGCGGTCCTTCATTACTTGTTTCAACAGGGAAGCCCTTACGGTAGATGAAATGGacgacaagttgttattggtagcTTTCCATAATATagttaattttgatttattcaTTCATAAACTCTATGAGCAAGAGCCTCAAACCATAGCTGAACTTGTCTATTCAGCCCAAAGCTTCATGAATGCAGAGGATGCAATCATagctaagaagaggaagaaagccGAGCAAATGGAAGCAGATCTACCATGTCATCCAAAACAGGGTCTTCGTCCAAAGAAGGCCCGAACAGGAGAGAAGAAGGATCGAGACAATAGGAAGGCGGGTCAGTCTTCAGGAAGGAGTCAGCACCACATGCCCTTGAACGCTCCATTTAATCAAGtacttatgcaaatcaaggatgaccCATCCTTGAAGTGGCCAGAGAagatgaagggagatcccaataaTCGCAACAAGAACAAATATTGTCGCTTCCATAGAGACCATGGGCATGATATGGATGAGTGCTATGATTTAAAGCAGCAGATAGAGAATCTTATCAGACAGGGAAAGTTGAGGCATTTCGTTGGAAGAGATCATAAAGACGAGAAGTTGAAAGGAAAGGTAGAAAAGTCATCACGACCCCCACTTGGAGAAATAAGGGTTATTATAGGAGGTACTTCAACAGGGTAG